ACATCCGGCAACTCGAGAACGTTCTACAGCGATTATCGCTGCTCGCGGGCGACGGTTCGATCGATGTCGATCTCATCGATGGGGATGCCTCTCTTGGTGCGCTGCTTCCCGGCCCGGCCGCGGTGGCCACACGGAAACCCGATCCCGTGGTTGCGACGAGTCTGAGTGCAAGCGAGCGAGACCGGATCCGGGAAGCCCTGGCGCAGTCCGGCGGGAACCGAACGCAAGCTGCAAGGATGCTGGGGATATCGCGGGCGACGATCTACCGTAAATTGCGCGAATACGAAATCTAGACCGGCTCAAACGCCTCAAAGTAGCGGCGCGTATTCGGATGAACCTGCGAATCCTGCAGAAGCTCGTCACGCTGAAACCAGCGGTAGTCGGAGTGCTGGTCTTCCGGCAAGGCCAGAGACGACCTATCACACTTGATGCAATACCCGAGAACCACATAGTGCGTTCCGAAGCCCGGCAGCCCTCCCGCGTTCTCGTCGTAGAAGTGTTCATCGACTCCGAGAAACCGCGCATCGCCGCGTGCCAATTCGACACCGAGTTCATCGTGACTGATGCGCGCGAAGGCGTGATCGAGGGACTCATCCTTGTAAATGCGGCCACCGAGAACGAACCACGACCCGCTCGCCGGATTTTTCTTCCGCAACCCGAGCAGGAACAAACCGTCCGCACCCTCGACGATCAGATCGATCGCAACCAGCGGTGCGTGCCTGACGGTCTCCAGGTACGTCTCGAACGGCAGGCGTGTACTCATCGCAACGCCTCCTGGATCGTGGCGATGCAGTGCAACACTTCGTCCTCGGTGTTGTAGACGTGAGGTGCGATCCGTAGTCGTCCCTCTCGCAGGGAGATCGAGATGTCGTTTCGGTTGAGGTGGTCGTAGACGAGGGTAGGATCACCGGGTATGGAAAACGTCGTGATCCCTGCGCGCTCGTGGTCCTGATGCGGCCCCCAGACAGTCCATCCGCGCTCCTGGACGGTTTTGGCCGCCAGCCTCGTGAGTTGGGCGATGTGGGTTTGAATCCGTTCTCGACCCACGGTCTCCGCGAACTCCATGGCCCGGGCCAGACCGGCGAGCCCACAGAAGTTGTGGAAGCCGGTCTCGAATCTTGCCGCGCCGGCCTGCAGATGCGGCTCCATGTCGACGACGCCGTTCTCGCGATCCCAATCGCGATAGTCCAGTAGACCGTCGGGGTTCGCAAGGGTCATGGTTCCGACCGCAGGCGGTCGAAGTTCTCGGCCCCAGTCATCGCTTACGTAGAGCAGGGTGCAACCCTGCGGGCCCATCATCCACTTCCGCCCGTCCGCAGCCAGCACGCCGATCTTGAGCTTCTCGACGTCGATCGGTAGGACGCCGAGGGACTGGATCGCGTCAACACAGAAGAGGATCTCTCGCTCTGCACACACGCGCCCCAGCTCTTCCAACTCCATGCAATACCCGCTGGTCCATTGGACGTGCGAGACCGCGACGACTCGCGTCCTGGGACCGATCGCCTCGAGGAAGCGGTCCGCGAGCAATCGACCCTCCTCGGTCGGCACGAATCGCACCCGCGCGCCACGGGGCTGTTGCGCCAACCACGGCAAGACGATCGCGGGGAACTCTTCATCCCCCACGAGGATCTCATCTCCGTCGTTCCAGTCGATTCCGCCGGCGACCTGGGATATCGCGGCGGCCGTATTCCCGACAAACGCGATCTGTTCGGGTCGCGCTCCGAGAAGACGAGCCCCGGCAGATCGGGCCCGGATCAGCCCGTCCAGGTAACTCGCGAAGGCATTGATGCCCAGTTCGTTGTGAGCACGCATCGAGTCGCTCATCTCTTCCATCACGGGGGTCGGAAGGAGCGACTGCGCGGCGGCGTTGAGGTAGGTCTGGCGCAGGACCCCCGGAAAGTGCTGGCGAACGTCGTTCACGAGATAAGTTCGTCGGCGACTCCACAAAGCGTCTCGAGCACGAACGCGATGTGGTCTTCCAATGGAATGCCCAACCCCTCCGCGCCCGTACGGATGTCGTCGCGATTGACACTGGCGGCGAAGCCCTTCGACTTCAGCTTCTTTTTCACGGAGCGCACCTTGACATCGTGAATCGAGCGGTTGGGAGTCACGAGCGCACAGGCGACGAGAAACCCGCAGAGTTCGTCGCAAGCGAAGAGCGTCTTCTCCAGATCGCTTTCC
This genomic interval from Acidobacteriota bacterium contains the following:
- a CDS encoding GDP-mannose mannosyl hydrolase, producing the protein MSTRLPFETYLETVRHAPLVAIDLIVEGADGLFLLGLRKKNPASGSWFVLGGRIYKDESLDHAFARISHDELGVELARGDARFLGVDEHFYDENAGGLPGFGTHYVVLGYCIKCDRSSLALPEDQHSDYRWFQRDELLQDSQVHPNTRRYFEAFEPV
- a CDS encoding aminotransferase class V-fold PLP-dependent enzyme, producing the protein MNDVRQHFPGVLRQTYLNAAAQSLLPTPVMEEMSDSMRAHNELGINAFASYLDGLIRARSAGARLLGARPEQIAFVGNTAAAISQVAGGIDWNDGDEILVGDEEFPAIVLPWLAQQPRGARVRFVPTEEGRLLADRFLEAIGPRTRVVAVSHVQWTSGYCMELEELGRVCAEREILFCVDAIQSLGVLPIDVEKLKIGVLAADGRKWMMGPQGCTLLYVSDDWGRELRPPAVGTMTLANPDGLLDYRDWDRENGVVDMEPHLQAGAARFETGFHNFCGLAGLARAMEFAETVGRERIQTHIAQLTRLAAKTVQERGWTVWGPHQDHERAGITTFSIPGDPTLVYDHLNRNDISISLREGRLRIAPHVYNTEDEVLHCIATIQEALR